The genomic stretch GAGGGTCAGGCGTTGAAGAACTCATAAAGCTTGATAACAGCCAGCTTGAAAAGTTTTTGTCAAATATCTCACTTATGGATAAGATAGCAGATATCATTTTAATAGATACAGGTGCAGGACTTTCCGATAATGTGATGAACTTTGTTATGTCTGCCGATGAGGTGCTCCTTGTTACAACACCTGAACCGACATCAATAACCGATGCATATGCACTTATAAAGATGATATCCAACAGGGATAAGGGAAGACTTATAAAGGTTATAGTCAACAGGGCTGAGGATACAAATGAAGCTAATGATTTATTGAGCAAGCTTTCTATTGTATCGGAAAAGTTCCTTTCCTTAAAGCTAATGCCTCTTGGTTATGTGCTGCACGACGAAGCTGTTATCAAAGCGGTAAAAACTCAAAACCCTTTTCTCATTAGTTTTCCAAAAAGCAATGCTTCAAAGCAGATTAGGGATATATCAAGAAAATTAATATGCGACAATAATGATAGCAGTGAAGCAGAAATAAAAGGAATAAAAGGTTTTATGAACAGGCTGGTTGGTTTCTTAAATGTCTAGGAAATAAGTATATACTAAAAGATTATGGGGGTATATAT from Pseudobacteroides sp. encodes the following:
- a CDS encoding MinD/ParA family protein, with the protein product MMDQAEKLRKIVDNLKSLQKNNKQNLIPAVEKKNAKVITVTSGKGGVGKTNIAVNLGIALSELGLKVIILDADFGLANIDVLFGMIPKHTLVDVIHSEKNILQILSEGPSNVKFISGGSGVEELIKLDNSQLEKFLSNISLMDKIADIILIDTGAGLSDNVMNFVMSADEVLLVTTPEPTSITDAYALIKMISNRDKGRLIKVIVNRAEDTNEANDLLSKLSIVSEKFLSLKLMPLGYVLHDEAVIKAVKTQNPFLISFPKSNASKQIRDISRKLICDNNDSSEAEIKGIKGFMNRLVGFLNV